One stretch of Armigeres subalbatus isolate Guangzhou_Male chromosome 2, GZ_Asu_2, whole genome shotgun sequence DNA includes these proteins:
- the LOC134216226 gene encoding uncharacterized protein LOC134216226 codes for MLKPAKVTSGTICGQANRRPNAGTLSVKHPEDPATCKARNSNAICSPRVHHCSWEKAVTTEAAATTVTSESSHKRLSDPRRSRKALRGGPFIEIAQSSASPR; via the exons ATGTTAAAACCAGCGAAGGTGACAAGCGGGACAATCTGTGGCCAGGCGAATAGACGCCCCAACGCCGGCACACTATCGGTGAAACACCCAGAAG ATCCGGCAACCTGTAAGGCCAGGAACAGCAACGCCATTTGCTCTCCCAGAGTTCACCATTGTTCGTGGGAAAAGGCGGTTACAACGGAGGCAGCAGCAACGACGGTAACATCCGAGTCCTCGCACAAGCGACTAAGCGATCCGCGAAGATCACGAAAGGCTCTCCGAGGAGGGCCTTTTATTGAGATCGCTCAATCTAGCGCTTCCCCACGGTAG
- the LOC134216225 gene encoding uncharacterized protein LOC134216225, whose product MLKPAKVTSGTICGQANRRPNAGTLSVEHPEDPATCKARNSNAICSPRVHHCSWEKAVTTEAAATTVTSESSHKRLSDPRRSRKALRGGPFIEIAQSSASPR is encoded by the exons ATGTTAAAACCAGCGAAGGTGACAAGCGGGACAATCTGTGGCCAGGCGAATAGACGCCCCAACGCCGGCACACTATCGGTGGAACACCCAGAAG ATCCGGCAACCTGTAAGGCCAGGAACAGCAACGCCATTTGCTCTCCCAGAGTTCACCATTGTTCGTGGGAAAAGGCGGTTACAACGGAGGCAGCAGCAACGACGGTAACATCCGAGTCCTCGCACAAGCGACTAAGCGATCCGCGAAGATCACGAAAGGCTCTCCGAGGAGGGCCTTTTATTGAGATCGCTCAATCTAGCGCTTCCCCACGGTAG